TGACACCCGGATTCCGCGTATCAATCAAAATTCCCGGATTTCCGGGGAAAAAAGAAAGGGATTGGTTATGCCAACCGCAAGTCGAGCGAAGCACAAGTTCTGTCGTCGCGTGGGTCAGTGCATCTGGGGAGATGCGACCTGCCCGAGCGTAAAGCGTCCGTATGCGGCCGGTCCGCACGGAAAGGGCCGCCGGGTCAAGCTCTCCACCTACGGCGAACTCCTGATGGAAAAGCAGAAGCTCAAGAACTACTACGCGATCAGCGAAAAGCAGTTGCAGATCGCCTACGCCAAAGCGAAGGCCGGTATCGGCCAGGCGCATGAAAAGCTGTTCCGCAGCCTTGAGCAGCGCCTGGATGCGATGGTCTACCGTGCCGGTTTCGCCCCGACCATTTTCGCCGCGAAGCAGTTTGTGAACCACGGTCACATCCTCGTCGACGGCAAGCGTGTCGACCGTTCCAGCTATCAGCTGAAGGAAGGCCAGACCATCTCCATCGATGCCGCCAAATCTCCGGCTGTCGCCGAGATGGCCAAGAAGGGCAATGCGACGATTCCGCCGTA
The DNA window shown above is from Victivallis lenta and carries:
- the rpsD gene encoding 30S ribosomal protein S4, with translation MPTASRAKHKFCRRVGQCIWGDATCPSVKRPYAAGPHGKGRRVKLSTYGELLMEKQKLKNYYAISEKQLQIAYAKAKAGIGQAHEKLFRSLEQRLDAMVYRAGFAPTIFAAKQFVNHGHILVDGKRVDRSSYQLKEGQTISIDAAKSPAVAEMAKKGNATIPPYMEVDLENLKATLTRAPQLEEIPVGVKIMSVIEYYAR